One window of Dermacentor albipictus isolate Rhodes 1998 colony chromosome 9, USDA_Dalb.pri_finalv2, whole genome shotgun sequence genomic DNA carries:
- the LOC135912754 gene encoding uncharacterized protein, whose translation MQSLYVCQEPTASCFLRNCEHCPQDGIFTLETFDMSSEDQVLIASWEYGKLVKKTMTASLFMREFLRMTMKWIPHNYIRSVQAKAIHEEKQSCERGAIVLHFDFAENWTVVLPDAVQAYHWQKKQVTVFTCVVTSRKSTRKYAVISDDMSHDSAHACLALSKIKAHMEDNAPIYTKITHVSDGAPAHFKNKYQFHELQRSECQETKWMFPATGHGKNACDGIGGLVKRRASHHNLRKPASEAIQTASGFVDAIQGTLKNITILELPQRELADFREMKKEEWKTAKKVPGVQTLHMWKYVRSNEGSASYVASTAASEWKRL comes from the coding sequence ATGCAGAGTCTCTACGTATGCCAGGAACCTACTGCGTCATGTTTCCTCAGGAATTGTGAGCACTGTCCACAAGATGGCATTTTCACTTTGGAAACTTTTGATATGAGCAGCGAGGACCAGGTGTTGATTGCTTCATGGGAATACGGCAAGCTAGTTAAAAAAACTATGACCGCTTCATTATTTATGAGAGAATTTCTAAGAATGACCATGAAATGGATTCCCCACAACTATATCAGATCTGTGCAAGCAAAAGCAATTCATGAAGAAAAACAAAGCTGCGAGAGAGGTGCAATTGTTTTGCATTTTGATTTCGCCGAAAACTGGACAGTTGTGCTTCCAGACGCAGTACAAGCGTACCATTGGCAGAAAAAGCAGGTCACCGTGTTTACCTGCGTTGTCACGTCAAGAAAATCGACTCGGAAGTACGCCGTTATTTCCGACGATATGTCTCATGATTCAGCTCATGCATGTTTGGCTCTgtcaaaaatcaaagcacacatGGAAGACAACGCGCCAATCTACACCAAGATAACACATGTGAGCGACGGGGCTCCCGCTCACTTCAAGAATAAATATCAGTTTCATGAGCTACAACGCAGTGAATGTCAAGAGACGAAATGGATGTTTCCGGCCACTGGACACGGCAAAAATGCTTGCGACGGCATTGGTGGGCTTGTGAAACGTCGAGCATCACACCACAACTTGCGGAAGCCTGCAAGTGAGGCCATACAAACAGCCAGCGGCTTCGTGGACGCAATTCAAGGAACGCTAAAGAATATCACCATTCTGGAGCTCCCACAGAGGGAGCTTGCAGACTTTCGCGAAATGAAGAAGGAAGAATGGAAAACGGCAAAGAAAGTGCCTGGAGTTCAGACACTCCACATGTGGAAGTACGTTCGATCAAATGAAGGCAGTGCATCCTACGTGGCATCCACCGCTGCTTCGGAATGGAAGAGACTATGA